Proteins co-encoded in one Opitutus terrae PB90-1 genomic window:
- a CDS encoding bifunctional heptose 7-phosphate kinase/heptose 1-phosphate adenyltransferase — protein sequence MTAFAQPRVVVVGDLMLDQLIVGDARRISPEAPIPVVSFGSETFVPGGAGNVARALVSLGASADLFGVMGDDSGAGQLRATLAQYHLPTNGLIVEPARPTTLKTRITAQRQQIVRLDRETNRPLARATQEALITACCSALRGAAAVIVTDYAKGCVDQRLVDVVLQEAQQFNVPVCIDPKPGHPLAFHGCALLTPNRREAFELAGLPDPGATADPSRDPALLAAIAQIQRTHHAASLLVTLSEQGLLLVEGQQPPHHVPTVARQVYDVTGAGDTVIATFVLARAAGASSAEAAAIANLAAGIVVGKTGTAAATPEELLHWIEHTR from the coding sequence ATCACCGCGTTTGCTCAACCGCGGGTCGTCGTCGTTGGCGATCTGATGCTCGATCAACTGATCGTTGGTGACGCGAGGAGAATCTCCCCGGAGGCCCCGATTCCCGTCGTGAGTTTCGGCAGCGAAACATTCGTGCCCGGCGGCGCGGGCAACGTGGCGCGCGCGCTCGTGAGCCTTGGCGCCTCCGCGGATTTGTTCGGCGTGATGGGAGACGATTCCGGCGCGGGTCAACTGCGCGCCACGCTCGCTCAGTACCACTTGCCCACGAACGGACTCATCGTCGAACCCGCTCGCCCCACCACGCTCAAGACCCGGATCACGGCCCAACGCCAACAGATCGTGCGACTCGATCGAGAGACGAATCGCCCTTTGGCTCGCGCGACTCAAGAAGCGCTGATCACCGCCTGCTGCTCCGCCCTGCGCGGGGCGGCGGCCGTGATTGTGACTGATTATGCCAAAGGCTGCGTGGACCAGCGGCTCGTCGACGTCGTGCTCCAGGAAGCGCAGCAGTTCAATGTTCCCGTCTGCATCGATCCCAAACCCGGTCACCCCCTCGCGTTCCACGGATGCGCCCTGCTGACCCCGAACCGACGCGAAGCATTCGAACTCGCCGGCCTTCCCGACCCGGGCGCGACCGCTGATCCATCGCGCGACCCGGCGTTGCTCGCCGCGATCGCGCAGATTCAGCGCACGCACCATGCCGCTTCCTTGCTGGTGACACTGAGCGAGCAGGGCCTGTTGCTGGTGGAAGGCCAGCAACCGCCGCATCACGTTCCAACCGTCGCGCGGCAGGTTTACGACGTGACGGGAGCCGGCGACACGGTAATCGCGACCTTCGTGCTCGCACGCGCGGCTGGCGCCAGTTCGGCCGAAGCTGCGGCCATCGCGAATCTCGCCGCCGGCATCGTGGTCGGCAAAACCGGCACCGCCGCCGCGACCCCCGAGGAACTGCTTCACTGGATCGAACACACGCGCTGA
- a CDS encoding adenylyltransferase/cytidyltransferase family protein gives MPIPKLRNLAEAARVRDALGRGAQKVVLTNGCFDLLHAGHIYFLQHARREGDALFVALNSDASVRALKGPTRPIQPAIERAYALAALECVHTIVLFEQPRLVTEIRALRPDIYVKAGDYSLNSLDRSEREALREVGAEIRFLPFLPDLSTTALLQRIVAANASAPPR, from the coding sequence TTGCCTATTCCCAAGTTGCGGAATCTCGCAGAAGCCGCGCGCGTGCGAGATGCGCTGGGGCGTGGCGCCCAGAAGGTCGTTCTGACCAACGGATGCTTCGATCTTCTTCATGCAGGCCACATCTACTTCCTGCAGCACGCACGCCGGGAAGGAGACGCGCTTTTCGTCGCACTCAACAGCGACGCCAGTGTTCGCGCGCTCAAGGGTCCCACTCGCCCCATCCAGCCCGCGATCGAGCGCGCTTACGCCCTCGCCGCGCTCGAGTGCGTGCACACGATCGTGCTGTTCGAGCAGCCGCGGCTGGTCACCGAGATTCGTGCCCTGCGTCCGGACATCTACGTCAAAGCGGGAGATTATTCCCTCAACTCACTCGACCGTTCCGAACGTGAAGCGCTGCGCGAGGTCGGCGCGGAGATCCGGTTTTTGCCCTTCTTGCCCGATCTGAGCACCACCGCGTTGCTCCAGCGGATCGTTGCAGCCAACGCGTCGGCCCCGCCACGATGA
- a CDS encoding TolC family protein has protein sequence MNIVTFINLRFCRVRYLALLFGAVGFVRAEIRPDAGSGSNGQPAPVAGATASDEWTLDRAVARALEANPDLLLAKHEFERQEGARLQLVARMLPQLSASASANERARGLIDRSPGERNIPPSAQTAVALYSYDMRVEVRQLVFDGLASWHQVKRQQLLKKQAYLVLRNTVARTISQVRQGLDAIQLRTSTVAAEKRRVEEYIQLVEWTSRKQAEGEVPEFELLRAEAEAEGARADLAEARRALGAAEQSFRRLLQLPDSKQPVRVAGEFTARPFDLPFEEALGEARANRPDLEAAAVAVAAAKATERAEVGNWLPTVEAFASYGERSSYYNSGIRLDGWTYGVMGEWNLFEGGASRGRRMAARAERRSAETRLAETEHGVVSKLHELYEGLAQARVAMEAQQKSVDMASRAARDARRLYEEGQASLEQVLQATMTLRRAETRLGESIYTQNAMIAEIEFSVGGQIRDSIAVPDTWKP, from the coding sequence GTGAACATCGTGACTTTCATCAACCTGCGGTTCTGTCGTGTGCGCTACCTGGCCCTGCTGTTCGGAGCAGTCGGTTTCGTGCGGGCCGAGATCCGGCCGGACGCCGGATCGGGATCGAACGGTCAGCCGGCTCCGGTGGCTGGTGCGACTGCCTCTGACGAGTGGACGCTCGATCGAGCGGTGGCGCGAGCACTGGAAGCCAACCCGGACCTGCTGTTGGCCAAGCACGAGTTCGAGCGGCAGGAGGGCGCGCGCCTTCAACTCGTCGCGCGCATGCTGCCGCAGCTGAGCGCCAGTGCCAGCGCGAACGAGCGCGCCCGCGGACTCATCGATCGTTCGCCGGGCGAACGCAACATCCCGCCCTCCGCCCAGACGGCGGTTGCGCTCTACAGCTATGACATGCGGGTTGAGGTGCGGCAGTTGGTGTTCGACGGGCTGGCCTCGTGGCATCAGGTAAAGCGGCAGCAGTTGTTAAAGAAACAGGCCTATCTCGTGCTGCGCAACACCGTCGCCCGAACGATCAGCCAGGTGCGCCAGGGCCTGGATGCGATCCAACTCAGAACCTCCACGGTCGCGGCCGAGAAACGCCGCGTTGAGGAATATATTCAGCTCGTGGAATGGACCTCCCGGAAGCAGGCCGAAGGTGAGGTGCCGGAATTCGAACTGTTGCGGGCGGAAGCCGAGGCGGAAGGGGCCCGGGCGGATCTGGCGGAAGCCCGTCGGGCGCTGGGCGCGGCGGAACAATCCTTCCGCCGGTTGCTGCAGCTACCCGATTCCAAGCAGCCCGTGCGGGTGGCGGGCGAGTTCACGGCGCGGCCGTTCGATCTGCCGTTCGAGGAAGCTCTGGGCGAGGCGCGAGCAAACCGGCCCGACCTGGAGGCGGCTGCGGTCGCAGTCGCGGCGGCGAAGGCCACCGAACGCGCGGAGGTGGGAAACTGGCTGCCCACCGTCGAGGCGTTTGCCTCCTATGGCGAGCGTAGTTCCTATTACAATTCAGGCATCCGACTCGACGGCTGGACATACGGGGTCATGGGGGAATGGAATCTTTTCGAGGGAGGCGCGTCGCGCGGGCGGCGCATGGCCGCACGCGCCGAGCGGCGTTCCGCTGAAACCCGCCTGGCGGAAACGGAGCATGGCGTCGTATCCAAGCTTCACGAACTCTATGAGGGGCTGGCGCAGGCCAGGGTCGCGATGGAGGCTCAACAAAAGAGCGTGGACATGGCCAGCCGCGCGGCGCGCGATGCCCGCCGACTCTACGAGGAGGGCCAGGCGAGTCTGGAGCAGGTGCTGCAGGCGACGATGACCCTGCGGCGGGCGGAGACCCGCTTGGGCGAGTCGATCTACACGCAGAACGCGATGATTGCCGAGATCGAGTTCTCCGTGGGCGGGCAGATCCGCGACTCGATCGCGGTACCGGACACATGGAAGCCGTAG
- a CDS encoding efflux RND transporter periplasmic adaptor subunit, which produces MGFPAKIIPLVAAISMAAVALAQPASDNVSPPNEPSREPPAFPSSTARGSFRSVLRPAVDVSLSSRAAGIVEVIHVPEGSTVTAGQSIMSLDSAEQRAELAEAEASARGTKAEKDRAATEFERIQRLRQDNIYSEKQFQEAKASAELALSRYEQALAAVELARARLANRDIVSPIAGIFLKTNKLVGEAIERYETVARVVDVRRLEMLVFCDARYFSLFRVDQRVDVRVLKSSEDQPMISGTVSHVDPVIDPSSGTFRVKIRIEPSAQAVPGFSAILIAPGA; this is translated from the coding sequence ATGGGCTTTCCTGCGAAAATCATCCCACTGGTAGCTGCAATTTCAATGGCGGCGGTCGCGCTGGCCCAGCCGGCCTCCGACAATGTCTCGCCGCCGAACGAGCCCTCGCGGGAACCGCCCGCGTTCCCGAGCAGCACCGCCCGAGGCTCGTTCAGATCGGTGCTGCGTCCGGCGGTCGATGTGAGCCTCAGCTCCCGCGCCGCGGGGATCGTCGAGGTCATCCACGTTCCCGAAGGCAGCACGGTCACCGCCGGACAATCCATCATGAGTCTGGACTCGGCCGAGCAGCGCGCGGAACTGGCCGAGGCAGAAGCGTCCGCCCGCGGCACCAAGGCAGAAAAAGACCGGGCGGCCACGGAATTTGAGCGGATCCAACGCCTGCGCCAGGACAACATCTACAGCGAAAAGCAGTTTCAGGAGGCCAAAGCTTCTGCCGAACTGGCCCTCAGCCGTTACGAGCAGGCTCTCGCCGCCGTCGAACTCGCGCGAGCGCGGCTCGCCAACCGCGATATCGTTTCGCCGATCGCCGGCATCTTCCTGAAAACCAACAAATTGGTGGGCGAGGCGATTGAGCGTTATGAGACCGTGGCACGCGTCGTCGACGTGAGAAGGCTCGAAATGCTAGTATTCTGCGACGCTCGGTATTTTTCCCTCTTCCGCGTCGACCAGCGCGTCGATGTGAGAGTGCTCAAATCGTCTGAGGACCAACCCATGATCTCCGGCACCGTTTCTCACGTGGACCCCGTCATTGACCCATCCAGTGGCACTTTTCGCGTGAAAATCCGCATCGAACCTTCGGCCCAGGCGGTGCCCGGGTTTTCCGCGATATTGATTGCACCCGGAGCCTGA
- a CDS encoding efflux RND transporter periplasmic adaptor subunit, whose product MQSPPAPAQLQQQQQLFNSITARLTQLAKDPPDLPVYLRAHAECVTTAFRPVGFAYDMISGPAFHRVLQGNVESLGLKEAPEQDNAFQRARRLAADQRKPVVLPPHSQHGTPSQIGIPVAESPAPDESPVFNRTPFEQLFVPIPQGNASAGVLHIWFQPGNPNASHARLMLLRQLCNEIELYLKTRRARDASQEVTRISTYARLLEELTGDIDVDSVCWKLVNYAREAVACDRVCLFTVAHYDRVHDIGADMFDLSYDFKLQACSGLKRPHPKSEQAGVLQRVAQKLAEMSLAKSAAESDNGPAPLAEAPTAAAAPAGAAPVPERPPGPAAPARQAGPIKPKLTLMMRDPSKIDARPVEVNDYFEVMPMNWATVIPLFDRDQRVCGILLFEGTKLEEQIAALLKPMLDLAASAGKALGTALYCNQHRSMRIARRLVATRQAYVNTPTKRKWLRFGLPALLFVAVLACPIPYSVKGGASVLPVTQTTLPALVSSRLLEVPVREGESVTQGQVLARFDTRDIQLQLVQAEQEYERSLVESDAAMNAGNEAQMQIARLNADKAAAMAEKLRLDLSRAVVRAPFDGIVLGAQTLSTRVGEVLRLGEPALHVVDPRTWQVKAVLKERDLIFLEKRLKTHGPVPAALRLAANPAHKYQLQLVNRSQLAYGLDTSTGDYQFTVVVPLNAKLDDAAFLKSGFTGRMTFESGVRPVAYVLFKDFVDFLTVRFF is encoded by the coding sequence GTGCAGTCACCGCCTGCGCCCGCGCAGTTGCAGCAGCAACAGCAGCTTTTCAACAGCATCACTGCCCGACTCACGCAGCTGGCGAAGGACCCGCCTGACCTGCCGGTCTACCTGCGCGCCCATGCCGAGTGTGTGACCACCGCCTTTCGACCGGTGGGTTTTGCTTACGACATGATCAGCGGCCCGGCCTTTCATCGCGTGCTGCAGGGCAACGTGGAATCGCTGGGGCTCAAGGAGGCGCCGGAACAGGACAATGCGTTCCAGCGCGCCCGTCGGCTCGCCGCGGATCAGCGCAAGCCCGTGGTCCTGCCGCCTCACAGCCAGCACGGCACGCCATCGCAGATCGGCATCCCGGTCGCGGAATCACCCGCGCCGGACGAATCGCCCGTGTTCAATCGTACGCCCTTTGAACAGCTCTTCGTGCCGATTCCGCAGGGCAACGCCTCCGCCGGCGTATTGCACATCTGGTTTCAACCGGGCAATCCCAACGCCTCGCACGCGCGGCTCATGCTGCTGCGGCAGCTGTGCAACGAGATCGAACTTTACCTGAAGACACGCCGCGCGCGCGATGCGTCCCAGGAGGTCACCCGCATCAGCACCTACGCCCGTCTGCTGGAGGAGCTGACCGGCGACATCGACGTGGATTCGGTGTGCTGGAAATTGGTCAACTATGCGCGAGAAGCCGTTGCCTGCGACCGCGTGTGCTTGTTCACCGTCGCCCATTACGATCGCGTTCACGACATCGGGGCCGATATGTTCGACCTCAGCTACGATTTCAAGCTCCAAGCCTGCAGCGGCCTGAAAAGACCGCACCCGAAGAGCGAACAAGCCGGGGTGCTGCAACGCGTCGCCCAGAAGCTGGCGGAGATGTCCCTCGCGAAATCAGCAGCGGAAAGTGACAATGGTCCTGCCCCGCTGGCCGAGGCGCCCACAGCCGCAGCCGCGCCAGCCGGCGCTGCGCCGGTCCCCGAGCGGCCTCCCGGACCCGCGGCTCCCGCCCGGCAAGCCGGTCCGATCAAGCCGAAGCTCACGCTGATGATGCGTGATCCTTCTAAAATCGATGCACGTCCGGTCGAGGTGAACGATTATTTCGAGGTGATGCCGATGAACTGGGCCACAGTCATCCCGCTGTTCGACCGGGATCAGCGCGTGTGCGGAATTCTCCTGTTCGAGGGCACCAAGCTCGAGGAGCAGATTGCCGCGCTGCTCAAGCCCATGCTCGATCTCGCTGCGTCCGCCGGCAAGGCTCTCGGCACCGCTCTCTACTGCAACCAGCACCGTTCGATGCGGATCGCCCGACGGCTCGTCGCGACGCGCCAGGCCTACGTGAACACGCCAACCAAGCGGAAATGGCTCCGCTTTGGACTGCCTGCCCTGCTGTTCGTCGCCGTGCTCGCCTGCCCCATTCCGTATTCGGTCAAGGGCGGAGCCAGTGTGCTTCCCGTCACCCAAACCACCCTCCCGGCGCTGGTGAGCTCGCGACTGCTGGAAGTGCCGGTGCGCGAGGGTGAATCGGTGACACAGGGCCAGGTGCTCGCACGTTTCGATACCCGGGACATTCAGCTTCAGCTGGTGCAAGCCGAGCAGGAATATGAACGCTCGCTGGTCGAAAGCGACGCCGCCATGAACGCCGGCAACGAAGCCCAGATGCAGATCGCCCGGCTGAATGCCGACAAGGCGGCGGCCATGGCCGAGAAACTCCGGCTCGATCTCTCCCGGGCGGTCGTTCGCGCGCCGTTTGACGGCATCGTGCTGGGGGCGCAAACGCTGTCCACCCGGGTCGGCGAGGTGCTCCGGCTCGGCGAGCCGGCCCTGCATGTGGTCGATCCGCGCACTTGGCAGGTGAAGGCCGTGCTCAAGGAGCGCGACCTGATCTTCCTCGAAAAACGGCTCAAAACGCATGGGCCCGTTCCCGCGGCGCTCCGCCTCGCCGCCAACCCCGCCCACAAATATCAGCTGCAGCTCGTCAACCGTTCCCAGCTCGCCTACGGTCTGGACACGTCCACCGGCGACTATCAGTTCACCGTCGTGGTGCCGTTGAACGCCAAGTTGGACGATGCGGCATTCCTAAAATCGGGTTTCACTGGCCGGATGACGTTCGAAAGCGGCGTGCGCCCTGTCGCTTACGTGCTGTTCAAGGACTTCGTGGATTTCCTGACGGTTCGCTTCTTCTGA
- a CDS encoding efflux RND transporter periplasmic adaptor subunit, translating into MEAVATAGLPGHGAISPEQRRLEAIVPARLRADIVIRRQMFKHQEYYVLKDPLALTYFRLLPEETYILTLLDGKRTLGEIAERFNARYPNHVRTAAELAQFTNQLGAGGLLNIGASRFVESATQTRPQQLMMFWAKIIQGFLFVKVPLIDPSAWLGQLAHAIRFVWTKWFVGAALLFYVWTAGLLLANSGEFATRPVDFFSASNLVLLWFTIIVIKTLHEFGHATTCRHFGGEVHEMGVCLMCFTPCGYVDASDAWMMRRKKHKLYTTIAGIFTELIMACIAAHFWLVLPEGIGRSVAFNAMIVASVNTIVFNINPLMRFDGYYVVCDLLEIPNLRSKAMAFCSYQLQRLFLGYQNRNQESQFGAESRGYVFVIYAVLAYLYMITIIYGFTQIFGRVLAPIGLRDFGLGLGFFVEGSFVALPFIKVIMDATKPGAHIVKTGSSWRRALTTIAVLAGLVAISFFVPAHYKVTQQAIVTAESPEVMASDVGGVIKQVHVRTGQWVQPGDLVVTLDNPEVIAELRVAEATRQQSRIRFSSLRYSPAWGAAETQAHAAQEMELAEASYQVASARAAKLQLRARVGGYVLTPDVEKLAGAYASPYVPILRLGDTRHMRVLIPLTENEAQLVSPGNKVRGRWLATAQLFETELDTVSSQPAQPTDIHYGMLAYFGGSVPSQMMQRDPRARPDFPVFVASAPLPKPDHEVQEGLRVRLTIQGNRTTVAEKTWRWFMSLFNVKPQPVRR; encoded by the coding sequence ATGGAAGCCGTAGCGACTGCAGGATTGCCCGGGCACGGTGCGATTTCGCCCGAACAACGACGACTCGAGGCGATCGTTCCGGCGCGACTGCGCGCCGACATCGTGATCCGGCGACAGATGTTCAAGCATCAGGAATACTACGTGCTGAAGGATCCGCTGGCGCTGACGTATTTTCGGCTGCTGCCGGAGGAAACCTACATCCTGACCCTGCTCGACGGGAAGCGCACGCTCGGAGAAATCGCCGAGCGGTTCAATGCCCGTTACCCGAATCATGTGCGGACTGCGGCTGAACTCGCCCAGTTCACGAATCAGCTGGGCGCGGGCGGCCTGCTCAACATCGGCGCGAGCCGGTTTGTCGAAAGCGCCACCCAGACCAGGCCGCAACAGCTGATGATGTTCTGGGCCAAGATCATCCAGGGATTCCTTTTCGTCAAAGTCCCCCTGATCGACCCGAGCGCCTGGCTTGGTCAGCTGGCGCACGCCATCCGCTTTGTTTGGACGAAGTGGTTCGTCGGTGCCGCGCTGCTTTTCTACGTCTGGACGGCTGGACTGTTGCTGGCGAACTCGGGCGAGTTTGCGACCCGGCCCGTCGACTTTTTTTCCGCCAGCAATCTGGTGCTTTTGTGGTTCACGATCATCGTGATCAAGACGCTGCACGAGTTCGGGCATGCGACCACCTGTCGTCATTTCGGGGGCGAGGTGCACGAAATGGGCGTGTGCCTGATGTGTTTCACCCCGTGCGGCTACGTGGATGCATCGGACGCGTGGATGATGCGGCGGAAAAAGCACAAGCTTTATACCACGATCGCCGGCATTTTCACGGAGCTGATCATGGCGTGCATCGCGGCCCATTTCTGGCTCGTCCTGCCGGAGGGGATCGGCCGCAGCGTGGCGTTCAACGCGATGATTGTCGCGAGCGTGAACACGATCGTTTTCAACATCAATCCGCTGATGCGGTTCGACGGTTACTACGTGGTTTGCGACCTGCTGGAGATTCCCAATCTCCGTTCAAAGGCGATGGCGTTTTGCTCGTATCAGCTGCAGCGCCTGTTCCTCGGCTACCAAAACCGCAATCAGGAGTCGCAGTTCGGAGCCGAATCCAGGGGGTACGTGTTCGTGATCTACGCGGTGCTCGCCTACCTGTACATGATCACGATCATCTACGGGTTCACTCAGATCTTCGGCCGGGTGCTGGCGCCGATCGGGCTGCGCGATTTCGGCCTTGGGCTCGGTTTTTTTGTGGAAGGCTCATTTGTGGCGCTGCCATTTATCAAGGTCATCATGGATGCGACGAAACCCGGGGCGCACATCGTCAAGACAGGCTCGAGCTGGCGCCGAGCCTTAACGACTATCGCCGTGCTGGCGGGCCTCGTGGCGATCAGTTTTTTCGTGCCGGCGCACTACAAGGTCACGCAGCAGGCCATCGTGACCGCCGAGTCGCCGGAGGTGATGGCCTCGGATGTGGGCGGCGTGATCAAGCAGGTGCACGTTCGTACCGGGCAGTGGGTGCAGCCGGGCGATCTCGTGGTGACGCTTGACAATCCCGAAGTGATCGCGGAGTTGCGCGTCGCCGAGGCGACCCGGCAACAGTCTCGTATTCGCTTCAGCTCGCTGCGTTACTCCCCCGCCTGGGGCGCGGCCGAAACACAGGCTCATGCCGCGCAGGAAATGGAACTCGCGGAAGCTTCGTACCAGGTGGCCTCCGCGCGCGCGGCCAAGCTGCAGTTGCGAGCGCGGGTGGGTGGGTATGTGCTCACTCCCGACGTGGAGAAACTGGCCGGCGCTTACGCCTCGCCCTACGTGCCGATTCTGCGGCTGGGGGACACCCGTCACATGCGGGTGCTGATCCCGCTCACGGAAAACGAGGCCCAACTGGTCAGCCCGGGCAACAAGGTGCGCGGCCGCTGGCTGGCCACGGCCCAGCTGTTCGAGACGGAGCTGGACACCGTATCCTCCCAGCCGGCTCAGCCCACCGACATCCATTACGGGATGCTCGCCTACTTCGGAGGGTCGGTGCCATCGCAGATGATGCAGCGCGATCCACGCGCCCGCCCGGATTTTCCGGTGTTCGTGGCCAGTGCGCCGTTGCCCAAGCCGGATCACGAGGTTCAGGAGGGACTGCGCGTGCGGCTGACGATTCAAGGAAATCGCACCACCGTGGCGGAGAAGACCTGGCGCTGGTTCATGTCGCTGTTCAACGTGAAACCCCAGCCGGTGCGCCGGTGA